A genomic region of Sciurus carolinensis chromosome 7, mSciCar1.2, whole genome shotgun sequence contains the following coding sequences:
- the LOC124989707 gene encoding olfactory receptor 10C1: MSTNASMVTEFVLVGFSRLAHLQGLLFSLFLAVYLLTVTGNLLIVALVSADTALQSPMYFFLRILSALEIGYTSVTVPLLLHHLLTGQRHIPRWGCALQMFFFLFFGATECCLLAAMAYDRYAAICEPLRYPLLLSRRVCLQLAGSAWACGAMVGLGHTSFIFSLPFCGPNAIPHFFCEIQPVLQLVCGDTSLNELQIILAAALIILCPFGLILSSYGRILATIFRIPSAAGRHKAFSTCSSHLIVVSLFYGTAIFIYIRPKASYDPATDPLLSLFYAVITPILNPIIYSLRNTDVKAALKRTIQKMGSAEI; this comes from the coding sequence ATGAGCACCAACGCTTCCATGGTGACTGAATTCGTCCTGGTGGGCTTCTCCCGCCTGGCCCACCTCCAGGGcttgctcttctctctcttcctcgcGGTCTACCTGCTCACCGTCACCGGCAACCTCCTCATTGTGGCGCTGGTCTCAGCGGACACTGCACTCCagtcccccatgtacttcttcctccgAATCCTCTCAGCCCTGGAGATTGGGTACACGTCGGTCACGGTCCCCCTGCTGCTCCACCACCTCCTCACCGGTCAGCGCCACATCCCCCGCTGGGGCTGTGCGCTCCAGatgttcttcttcctcttttttggtGCCACCGAGTGTTGCCTCCTGGCGGCCATGGCCTACGACCGCTACGCAGCCATCTGCGAACCCCTTCGCTACCCGCTGCTGCTGAGCCGCCGGGTGTGTCTGCAGCTAGCTGGCTCGGCTTGGGCCTGCGGCGCCATGGTGGGGCTGGGCCACACCTCCTTCATCTTCTCCTTGCCCTTCTGCGGCCCCAACGCCATCcctcacttcttttgtgagatccAGCCCGTCCTGCAGCTGGTGTGTGGAGACACCTCACTCAATGAATTGCAGATTATCCTGGCTGCTGCCCTCATTATCCTCTGCCCCTTTGGCCTCATCCTGAGCTCCTATGGGCGTATCCTGGCTACTATCTTCCGGATCCCATCTGCGGCTGGTCGCCACAAGGCCTTCTCCACTTGTTCCTCCCACCTGATCGTGGTCTCCCTCTTCTACGGCACTGCCATCTTTATCTATATTCGCCCGAAGGCCAGCTATGATCCAGCCACGGACCCTCTGCTGTCCCTCTTCTATGCTGTGATCACCCCCATCCTCAACCCCATCATCTATAGCCTGCGCAACACTGATGTCAAGGCTGCCCTAAAGAGAACCATCCAGAAAATGGGGTCTGCAGAGATTTGA